The following are encoded together in the Acidimicrobiales bacterium genome:
- the gyrA gene encoding DNA gyrase subunit A, translated as MSDPTNGDENGTGIGGPVVGIEPVEIQEEMERDFLDYAMSVITARALPDARDGLKPVHRRVLWGMHDIGARPDRSFLKCARITGHVMGHFHPHGNSSIYDALVRMAQDFSLRHPLVSGHGNFGSPDFGPAAERYTECRLAPISMTMLDGIDEETVDFQDNYSGETEEPTVLPARFPNLLVNGSQGIAVGMATNIPPHNLGEVIDATVHLLENPGSTADELMQFVKGPDFPTGALIMGRQGIIDAYRTGKGSIKLRAVAEIEEGTGRQRDRIIVTEMPYQTSIASTASKIKELVETRQLEGVADVNDESAKGKTRLVIELKRDAPGLVILNNLYKHTPLQTNFAVNMVALVDGVPRTLSLDQALQAYVDHQVDVVRRRSEFRLRKALDRAHIIEGLLKAINVIDEIIALVRSSENRAEARARLMAEPFEFTEVQANHILDLQLGQLTRLARVDLETELEGLRDTIRGLEAILADEALLRGVIRTEMLAIKDKYADARRSQITFDAGELDLEDLIDDEELVVTMSSRGYVKAVISESFRAQGRGGRGIAGAKLRDDDYVTQILTTTAHAYLLFFSNKGRVYRLKAHEIPKKDRTARGTAIVNLLALQPGEHIQAIVDTRDYETNRFLFFATRKGQVKKTRFNEYDSSLRTGLIAINLRDGDELVGVLPTDGGQDIFMVSQSGMAIRFSEDEVRAMGRAAAGVRGMKLKSGDEVVSCSVSRPDVALLLVTDAGYGKRTQLDRFNVQGRGGQGVRGIKLTARKGKVVAAFMVELETEIMLISSSGTLIRTPVRNVSSQGRDATGVRIMNLDDGQSVAAVAPVFVTDD; from the coding sequence ATGAGCGACCCCACGAACGGCGACGAGAACGGCACCGGCATCGGTGGCCCCGTGGTGGGCATCGAGCCGGTCGAGATCCAGGAGGAGATGGAGCGCGACTTCCTGGACTACGCGATGTCGGTCATCACGGCGCGGGCGCTGCCCGACGCCCGTGACGGCCTGAAGCCGGTCCACCGGCGCGTGCTCTGGGGCATGCACGACATCGGCGCCCGTCCGGATCGCAGCTTCCTCAAGTGCGCCCGGATCACCGGCCACGTGATGGGCCACTTCCACCCGCACGGCAACTCGTCGATCTACGACGCGCTGGTCCGCATGGCGCAGGACTTCTCGCTGCGGCACCCGCTGGTGTCGGGCCACGGCAACTTCGGGTCGCCCGACTTCGGTCCCGCGGCCGAGCGCTACACCGAATGCCGGCTCGCTCCCATCTCCATGACGATGCTCGACGGCATCGACGAGGAGACCGTCGACTTCCAGGACAACTACTCGGGAGAGACCGAGGAGCCGACGGTCCTGCCGGCCCGCTTCCCCAACCTGCTGGTGAACGGCAGCCAGGGCATCGCGGTGGGCATGGCCACCAACATCCCGCCCCACAACCTGGGCGAGGTCATCGACGCCACGGTCCACCTGCTCGAGAACCCGGGCTCCACCGCCGACGAGCTGATGCAGTTCGTCAAGGGCCCCGACTTCCCGACGGGCGCGCTGATCATGGGCCGCCAGGGGATCATCGACGCCTACCGCACCGGCAAGGGCTCGATAAAGCTGCGGGCCGTCGCCGAGATCGAAGAGGGCACCGGCCGTCAGCGCGACCGCATCATCGTCACCGAAATGCCCTACCAGACGTCGATCGCGTCCACCGCGTCGAAGATCAAGGAGCTGGTCGAGACCCGTCAGCTCGAGGGCGTCGCCGACGTCAACGACGAGTCGGCCAAGGGCAAGACCCGCCTGGTGATCGAGCTCAAGCGCGACGCGCCGGGGTTGGTCATCCTCAACAACCTCTACAAGCACACCCCGCTGCAGACGAACTTCGCGGTGAACATGGTGGCCCTGGTCGACGGCGTGCCTCGCACCCTGAGCCTCGACCAGGCCCTGCAGGCCTACGTCGACCACCAGGTCGACGTCGTGCGCCGCCGGTCCGAGTTCCGCCTGCGCAAGGCCCTGGACCGGGCGCACATCATCGAGGGCCTGCTCAAGGCCATCAACGTCATCGACGAGATCATCGCCCTGGTGCGTTCGTCGGAGAACCGGGCCGAGGCGCGGGCGCGCCTGATGGCCGAGCCGTTCGAGTTCACCGAGGTCCAGGCGAACCACATCCTCGACCTGCAGCTCGGCCAGCTCACCCGGCTGGCCCGGGTCGACCTGGAGACCGAGCTCGAGGGTCTGCGCGACACCATCCGCGGCCTCGAGGCGATCCTCGCCGACGAGGCGCTGCTGCGGGGCGTCATCCGCACCGAGATGCTGGCGATCAAGGACAAGTACGCCGACGCGCGCCGCTCGCAGATCACGTTCGACGCCGGCGAGCTCGACCTGGAAGACCTGATCGACGACGAGGAGCTCGTCGTCACCATGTCGTCCCGCGGGTACGTCAAGGCCGTCATCTCCGAGAGCTTCCGGGCCCAGGGCCGTGGTGGCCGGGGCATCGCCGGCGCCAAGCTGCGCGACGACGACTACGTCACCCAGATCCTCACCACCACCGCGCACGCGTACCTGTTGTTCTTCTCGAACAAGGGGCGGGTGTACCGGCTCAAGGCGCACGAGATCCCCAAGAAGGACCGCACGGCTCGCGGCACCGCCATCGTCAACCTGCTGGCGCTGCAGCCGGGCGAGCACATCCAGGCGATCGTCGACACCCGCGACTACGAGACGAACCGCTTCCTGTTCTTCGCCACCCGGAAGGGCCAGGTCAAGAAGACCCGGTTCAACGAGTACGACTCGTCGCTGCGCACCGGCCTCATCGCCATCAACCTGCGCGACGGCGACGAGCTCGTGGGGGTGCTCCCCACCGACGGAGGCCAGGACATCTTCATGGTGTCGCAGTCCGGCATGGCCATTCGCTTCAGCGAGGACGAGGTCCGCGCCATGGGCCGTGCTGCTGCCGGCGTGCGGGGCATGAAGCTGAAGTCGGGTGACGAGGTCGTGTCGTGCAGCGTGTCGCGGCCCGACGTGGCGCTGCTCCTGGTCACCGACGCCGGCTACGGCAAGCGCACGCAGCTCGACCGCTTCAACGTCCAGGGCCGCGGTGGCCAGGGCGTGAGGGGCATCAAGCTGACCGCCCGCAAGGGCAAGGTCGTGGCCGCCTTCATGGTCGAGCTGGAGACGGAGATCATGCTGATCTCCTCGTCCGGCACCTTGATCCGCACCCCGGTGCGCAACGTCTCCTCTCAGGGTCGTGATGCCACCGGCGTGCGCATCATGAACCTCGACGACGGCCAGAGCGTGGCTGCCGTCGCACCGGTCTTCGTCACCGACGACTGA
- a CDS encoding DUF721 domain-containing protein: MTAVEPTGALPRWRPLPGKGPAPSRVGDMLDRTLRSMGTPSVAGVELLFERWGEVVGDSMAARTVPVRIDGETLVVSCDEPAIATHVRYLQSELVDRLAQLSGERRITRIDTRVAQVRRGPRPPRRTPRRA; encoded by the coding sequence GTGACTGCTGTCGAGCCGACCGGTGCCCTGCCCCGTTGGCGACCGCTGCCCGGCAAGGGCCCCGCTCCGTCCCGGGTGGGCGACATGCTCGACCGCACGCTGCGTTCGATGGGAACCCCGTCGGTCGCCGGCGTCGAGCTGCTGTTCGAGCGGTGGGGCGAGGTCGTCGGCGACTCGATGGCCGCCCGCACGGTGCCCGTCCGCATCGACGGCGAGACGCTGGTGGTGAGCTGCGACGAACCGGCCATCGCCACCCACGTCCGCTATCTCCAGAGCGAGCTCGTCGACCGTCTGGCGCAGCTCTCCGGTGAGCGCCGGATCACCCGGATCGACACCCGCGTGGCACAGGTGCGCCGCGGGCCCCGGCCACCCCGCCGAACACCGCGAAGAGCCTGA
- a CDS encoding DNA topoisomerase subunit B, with the protein MAQGSTSYGAKDMQVLEGLEPVRKRPGMYIGSTGATGLHHCVWEVVDNSVDEAMAGYCTRIDITLLADGGCRVVDNGRGIPTDIHPVHKISGVEIALTKLHGGGKFGGDGYKVSGGLHGVGVSVVNALSRQLVVEVDRGGKHYVMKFADGGTPQGKLRSTGPSPSNGKGEPSHGTTVTFWPDGTIFETVDFSARTIVERLQMMAFLNRGLEIRFKDERPDHNNELVTYKYSGGIVDFVKHINQTKESLFSKVGFYTDADKDSEVEAAFQWNTGYNADGIHSFANGINTSEGGTHVEGFKAALTTAVNKYARAKNLLKEKDPNLQGEDIREGITAIISVRLRDPQFEGQTKAKLGNTSMKTLVQKATNEKLGDWLGENPTEANKVVKKAISAAHARDAAKKARDVIRNKTLLDGAGMPDKLKDCYSKNREEREIFIVEGDSAGGSAVSARDPATQAILPIRGKILNVERARLDKMLKNLEVQTLISAIGAGIGEDFDVEKRRYDKVVLLTDADVDGAHIRTLLLTFFFRQMRALVENGNVYIAQPPLYSTEVGKEKVYLKDDSAKERFLAEHPNHKKEFGRLKGLGEMDADELGVTTMEREHRTLLQVSVEQAALADEVMSVLMGEDVELRKHFIQTNARDVRFIDI; encoded by the coding sequence TTGGCGCAGGGAAGCACCTCTTACGGGGCCAAGGACATGCAGGTCCTCGAGGGCCTCGAGCCGGTCCGCAAGAGGCCGGGCATGTACATCGGTTCCACGGGCGCGACGGGTCTGCACCACTGCGTCTGGGAGGTCGTCGACAACTCGGTCGACGAGGCGATGGCGGGCTACTGCACCCGCATCGACATCACCTTGCTCGCCGACGGTGGTTGCCGCGTGGTCGACAACGGCCGCGGCATCCCCACCGACATCCACCCGGTCCACAAGATCTCCGGCGTCGAGATCGCCCTCACCAAGCTCCACGGCGGCGGCAAGTTCGGCGGCGACGGCTACAAGGTCTCCGGCGGCCTGCACGGCGTGGGTGTATCGGTGGTCAACGCCCTGTCGCGCCAGCTGGTGGTCGAGGTCGACCGCGGTGGCAAGCACTACGTGATGAAGTTCGCCGATGGTGGCACGCCGCAGGGCAAGCTCCGCAGCACGGGGCCGTCGCCCAGCAACGGCAAGGGCGAGCCCAGCCACGGCACCACAGTCACGTTCTGGCCCGACGGCACGATCTTCGAGACCGTCGACTTCTCGGCCCGCACCATCGTCGAGCGGCTGCAGATGATGGCGTTCCTCAACCGGGGCCTGGAGATCCGCTTCAAGGACGAGCGGCCCGACCACAACAACGAGCTGGTCACCTACAAGTACTCCGGCGGCATCGTCGACTTCGTCAAGCACATCAACCAGACGAAGGAGAGCCTGTTCTCCAAGGTCGGCTTCTACACCGACGCCGACAAGGACTCCGAGGTCGAGGCCGCGTTCCAGTGGAACACCGGCTACAACGCCGACGGCATCCACAGCTTCGCCAACGGCATCAACACCTCCGAGGGCGGCACGCACGTCGAGGGCTTCAAGGCGGCTCTCACCACTGCGGTCAACAAGTACGCCCGGGCCAAGAACCTCCTCAAGGAGAAGGATCCGAACCTCCAGGGCGAGGACATCCGCGAGGGCATCACCGCGATCATCTCGGTCCGTCTGCGCGACCCGCAGTTCGAGGGCCAGACCAAGGCCAAGCTCGGCAACACCAGCATGAAGACGCTGGTGCAGAAGGCCACCAACGAGAAGCTGGGCGACTGGCTGGGGGAGAACCCCACTGAGGCCAACAAGGTCGTCAAGAAGGCGATCTCCGCGGCGCACGCCCGCGACGCCGCCAAGAAGGCGCGCGACGTCATCCGCAACAAGACGCTGCTCGACGGCGCCGGCATGCCCGACAAGCTCAAGGACTGCTACTCGAAGAACCGCGAGGAGCGCGAGATCTTCATCGTCGAGGGCGACTCGGCCGGCGGCTCCGCCGTGTCGGCGCGAGACCCGGCCACCCAGGCGATCCTCCCCATCCGGGGCAAGATCCTCAACGTCGAGCGGGCCCGCCTCGACAAGATGCTGAAGAACCTCGAGGTGCAGACGCTGATCTCGGCGATCGGCGCCGGCATCGGCGAGGACTTCGACGTCGAGAAGCGGCGCTACGACAAGGTCGTGCTGCTCACCGACGCCGACGTCGACGGAGCGCACATCCGCACGCTGCTGCTCACCTTCTTCTTCCGGCAGATGCGGGCGCTGGTGGAGAACGGCAACGTCTACATCGCCCAGCCACCGCTGTACTCCACCGAGGTCGGCAAGGAGAAGGTGTACCTCAAGGACGACAGCGCCAAGGAGCGGTTCCTGGCCGAGCACCCGAACCACAAGAAGGAGTTCGGTCGGCTCAAGGGCCTCGGCGAGATGGACGCCGACGAGCTGGGCGTCACCACCATGGAGCGCGAGCACCGCACGCTGCTGCAGGTGAGCGTCGAGCAGGCCGCTCTGGCCGACGAGGTGATGTCGGTCCTCATGGGCGAGGACGTCGAGCTCCGCAAGCACTTCATCCAGACGAACGCACGCGACGTGCGCTTCATCGACATCTGA
- a CDS encoding DNA replication/repair protein RecF: MLVSALWLDDFRSYEKTELKLVPGFTALVGHNGAGKTNLMEALAWLATLSSFRGAPVDAMVRQGAPTAVIRAEAVREDRSLLIEAQLARSGRNRVQVNRQPLRRSRDLLGALRVTVFTPDDLVVVKGSPGERRRFLDDALVALHPRHDALRTELDRVLRQRSSLLKQSGGHLDESAVFTLDVWDTKLAEAGEALAAARVDLVDRMRPVLAETYDVLARRPAEVEARYSSDWRDRGLAQALVDARRDDLRRGVCTVGPHRDDLELSIGGFPSRTQCSQGEQRTLALALRLAAHRVVAEEAGSAPVLLLDDVFSELDPDRSAALLANLPAGQVLLTTAGVLPPGAEPDEVLEIVGGTIRPR, translated from the coding sequence GTGCTCGTCTCCGCGCTGTGGCTGGACGACTTCCGCAGCTACGAGAAGACCGAGCTGAAGCTGGTGCCGGGGTTCACCGCTCTGGTGGGCCACAACGGCGCCGGCAAGACGAACCTCATGGAGGCGCTGGCCTGGCTGGCGACCCTGTCGTCGTTCCGGGGCGCGCCGGTCGACGCGATGGTCCGCCAGGGCGCGCCGACCGCGGTGATCCGCGCCGAGGCCGTGCGGGAGGACCGGAGCCTGCTGATCGAGGCGCAGCTGGCCCGCAGCGGCCGCAACCGGGTGCAGGTCAACCGGCAGCCGCTGCGTCGCTCCCGTGACCTGCTGGGCGCTCTGCGGGTCACGGTGTTCACGCCCGACGACCTCGTGGTGGTGAAGGGCAGCCCGGGGGAGCGGCGGCGCTTCCTCGACGACGCGCTGGTGGCGCTGCACCCGCGCCACGACGCGCTGCGCACCGAGCTCGACCGGGTTCTACGCCAGCGCTCGTCGCTGCTGAAGCAGAGTGGCGGCCACCTCGACGAGTCGGCGGTGTTCACGCTCGACGTGTGGGACACGAAGCTGGCCGAGGCGGGCGAGGCCCTGGCCGCGGCGCGGGTCGACCTGGTCGACCGGATGCGGCCGGTCCTGGCGGAGACCTACGACGTCCTGGCTCGACGTCCAGCCGAGGTCGAGGCTCGCTACAGCTCGGACTGGCGCGACCGGGGGCTCGCCCAGGCGCTGGTCGACGCCCGGCGCGACGATCTGCGGCGGGGGGTGTGCACGGTCGGACCCCACCGCGACGACCTCGAGCTGTCGATCGGGGGCTTCCCGTCGCGCACGCAGTGCAGCCAGGGGGAGCAGCGGACGCTGGCGCTGGCGCTGCGGCTGGCGGCGCACAGGGTCGTGGCCGAGGAGGCCGGCAGCGCCCCGGTGCTGTTGCTCGACGACGTGTTCAGCGAGCTCGACCCGGACCGGAGCGCAGCGCTGCTCGCCAACCTGCCTGCGGGCCAGGTGCTGTTGACCACCGCCGGCGTGCTGCCGCCGGGGGCCGAGCCCGACGAGGTGCTGGAGATCGTCGGCGGCACCATCCGCCCCCGCTGA